In Anolis carolinensis isolate JA03-04 chromosome 4, rAnoCar3.1.pri, whole genome shotgun sequence, the genomic window TGCAAGCAGAAACAAGCTGGACACTGTGCAGATAGCTATTATGAGGTAGATGTTGACATTGTCCACCAAGGGCTTTGAGCTCCCTCCCATTCTAGGCAAGCGGGAATCAGTCTGCATGAGTTGGGTGCTTGCCATTAGTGACACACTCAATGTGGCAGTGGCTGACAACACTGGCTTGCCGTGATCCTTCACCAGCACCAGCAAATTCtgactgctgccaccaatttccCCCTCATCAAGGATACGAGTAGTACTGACCTCACCACTGTACAACCCCACTCTCCAAGGACCATTGGACCCTGCATGTAGTTCATAGCGCAACCATGCGTTGTAGCCTGAGTCAGCATCCAAGGCATGAATTTTGCCTATGACATGCCCAGCCATTACAGGGGCCATCAGCAGGAGAGAGGCCTCCTGTGACATAGATATAACAGGTGCATTGTCATTCTCATCCATCACAAAGACTTGCACTGTCACATTGCCCCGCAAAGAGGGCAGCCCCGCATCCTTAGCGCTCACTTGGAATTCCAAAAGCTTTAGCTCCTCATAGTCAAAGGGCTGCAGAGCATAGAGTTTCCCACTTTCTGAGTGTATTGAAATGTAGCTAGAGAGTGACCAGAGCTTCTCATCTATCCAGTAGCTGACCAAGGCGTTCTCAGCCACATCTGGGTCTGAGGCAGAGACTGTGAAGATGTGAGCACCAGATGGGTTGTTCTCCTTCACAAAAACTGTATACGTGGTTTGTGCAAAAGTTGGTGTGTTGTCATTGATATCACCAATGGGTACTTCCAGGTTGCTGGTGGCTGACAGGGATGGTGTCCCATGGTCTTGGGTTGTTACAACAAGTTTGTATTCTGCCACTTGTTCCCGATCCAAGGCTTCAGCTACGACTAGGGAATAGTAATTCTTAAAAGTAGACACTAGCTTGAAGGGGAGTCCAGGGGGATGCAAAAAGCAGTTTATTTGCCCATTGGTTCCAGAGTCCCGATCCGAAACACTAATCAGGGCCACTACCGTCCCGGGCTGGGAGTCTTCTGGCACTGGTACCGACAAAGATTTTAGTGACATCTCGGGAGCATTGTCATTGACATCAAGCACCTCAATCACAATACTACAATAACCAGTCATTGGGTTACTCCCTTTATCACTTGCTTGTACTTGAATCTCATATTGACGAGTTTCCTCATAATCcaatttttcttttgttcttaTTTCCCCACTTGCAGAATTTAAAGTAAACATACTTTTTAATTTAAGAGGCACACGATTCTGAAATGAATATGTAACATACTTATTGCTTCCTTCATCCAAATCTGTGGCATTTAATTTAATCACTAATGTTCCACTTAAAACATCCTCAGCCATTTGGACCTTATACACTGACTGATTAAAAGAAGGCgcattatcattttcatcaagCACAGAAATCACCAGCTGCACAGTGCCACTGAGCTCTGGTTTCCCTGCATCTTTGGCCATGAGTAGTAAATTATGAGTAGCCCTGACCTCTCTGTCTAGAGAGGTCTTTAAAAGCAATCCTAAAGACTGGCTTTCATCATGGTTTTTTTGCACATCTAGAGTAAAGTATTCATTGGAGCTCAATGTATAGGTGAGCTGAgaattggaaccaatatcagcaTCAGAAGCTCCCTCCAGTGGAAAAAACGATCCTGGCATTCTCATTTCTGAAACAAAGATATTTTGTTCCTTTTGAGGGAATATAGGAGCATTGTCATTAATATCCTTGATTTCCACCTCTACATGAAAGACCCTCAGAGGTTTATCTATAATCACCTCCAGGTGAATGATACACAAAGGGTTCTTGGCACACAGCATCTCCCTGTCTATCCGGGAATTAACAAATAAAATCCCATTCTGGACATTTACCTCTAAATAGTCTCCATGGCTTTGGGACTCCATCCGGAACAAGCGAGGCACCAGTTCATCCACTTCTAGTCCCAGGTCCTGAGCAAGGCGGCCCACAAAGGTGCCATGCTGAGCTTCCTCGGGCACATAATAATGGAGCTGGCCATTTCCCATTTCCCAAGACATGGTAAGAAAAAATAGCTGCAATAGCTGTTTTCTTGCTAGCCAACACTGGAACAAAATAATCATAGCGGTGGCAGGTTTTatccctgcttttaaaaaattaaatccacTTTCTGTCATTCAAAGCTGAGGGAAAAAATCTTGTTGTTATGCTGCTAGATCCATCCTGTTGTCTCTAAATGTCTGCTTCTGCTGGAAGGGCTGGGAGGGGCTTTGATCCTTTTATCAAAAGAGCATTTTCATTTTAAGTGGGCAGCGACATCTTGTGACAACTGGTATCAAcaacacacacattttctttccttttttagaaAAAGGTATTCATTTCTTATCCAGTTATTAATTGAATTATACAATTCATATGCAATCTGCTCTATTATTGTTCCATGAAAAGTTAATgtctatatattactatattgtctttTTTAAATGCTAGGCATCCAATCCATGGGCCAAAAATATAACATCCAAAAGTAGACATGCAAAATAAAattacgattttcctgcttcttggtagggggttggactggatggcccccgaggtttattccaactctatgattctattattcttaatCAAAATTTGATCAGGGGTCTTTAGGGCTGCTGATGTTGGCAGGCCTTTATACATTGGTATGATTTTAATAAGGCTTCAGAAAtgcctttttatttcttctttgctaTGTTTAGAAAGGACTGAGCCTACACTCTGGAGACTACAGTCACAGCATGAGGTGGCCTAAGTGTACTTCTACAGGAACGAGATCCATATTATTCAAGCAAGATGGCCAAGCTACATCCTACAAATAAACACTGAGTGTACTTGTAGGAAAGTCCAGATTTTAGTTATCTAACGTTGGGTGGAATTCCTTGAGGATCCTTAGTGAGGAAGACAAAATGTAGACAATCCTCATCTGTTGAGTCCATTAATTAAAGTAGCTGAGCCACATCCTAATAATGAGAAATCTTGAAATCCAAGAGGTTGTATTACAACTGATGAAGCCTAGAGATGTAAGCTGCAAGATGCTCTTGACTCTGTCTTGCACTAAATGCCACTTCAAATGAAGTTTCCTCTGCAATGAATTCTGGAACCATTCTAAAAAGGGTAAAGATTTCCTctgacataaagtccagtcatgtctgactctgggggttggtgctcatctccatttctaagccgaagacccagtgttgtccgtacacacctccaaggtcatgtggccggcatgactgcatggagcgccattaccttcccgccggagcggtacctattgatctactcacattggcatgttttcgaactgctaggttggcagaagctggagctaacagcaggcgctcactctgctcccgggatttgaacctgtgacctttcggtctgcaagttcagcagctcagtgctttaacacacttcaccactggggctccgcAACCATTTTATACAGGCACTATAATCCAGTTAGGAAGTGGACTAAAACAAAATGGTTTCATTGTACACAAACACCCCAAGAACCAGTTTGAAACTGGGATGATGGCCACAAAGATCCACCAACTGCAGATTGGAACAGAACCCAGGAATCACAGTATCTGCAGCCATACATCCGCTGGAAAATTCATGTCTGTACAGAATCAGCGCtgtggcagggcacaggaaaTAAGGTTTGGAAAGGAAGAATTTCTGTAAGAATTGTGGTGAGTAATtgtttaccttcccaccagatgtGTTTCACCATTTTTTTAAAGTACCTCAGCGCTGATAGTGTCTGAGCAGGAGTTCACATTTTCCAGCACCAGTTTTGAGCCCTGCATGGCATATAATCTGATCAACTACAGTATATTATCTTGCACGTTCTAAACTTTCTGATTcgtttttaaatgtgattttctggcCTGACGTGCACTACAGTACATTTTATGGACACCCCGTCCTCAAGCCAGCTTCAAACAGcatcaaaggacctcatcacctTAAGATTCAGAAGCAACTTCTCAGCGCTGCCAGCACACTGCCAGCACAGAGTCCACTTGAGCCCATCAAATGAAAAAggactacttccagtggggctctgtttGGCAGGCCGCTAGCAGTGCTGAGAAGCAGAGCCCAGAAATTCCTGGGATGTTGGTGTTTGTGCAGGTGCTGTACAGCGAAACCAGTTTGTTGAACAGTCCCAGaattcattgcaaagaaaacttcaTTTGAAGTGGCATCACATGTCATAGAAAGGGATCTTACAACCAGCAGCAGTAGGAGCAAGAAGCCTCATAGAAGAAGCCAGGGAAAAAGCAGGAGGAAGCTGAGGACAGCAAGGAAATGTCATGGGCAGGGATCCCATGACCACTGATGGTAAGGGCACGAAGAGTTACACTGCCCCACAGTTTTTCCCACTGTCCCTCAGCTTCTGAGGACAATGTGAGGACATCCATAGTGTCGCTGTAGAACTACCCCTAGTCTTCAGCTTCATAGACCGGGGTCTatacatgtataaatatttgtgaAAGTTTGGGGGAaacgatcccctgttatcttgtgtcattgtatagaaaattcaagtctatagttcttgtagtttttttaaatgttgtttataaaaagtttgaaaaatccatgtgaaacattctgaaacttgatgggctaaccatgataaatgttttctaccactgtagcaagtttcaccccaataactgtaaaaatgagggattaaggagcccctgaagttccccacttgtgcaattataatgaaaaagtaaggAAAATTAGTTACTGTTGTTATAGTaacgaaattttcactaacaatattttagaaacactttagaaatgaaacaccagcaccccctaattttgtaatgacttttgaaacattttttattgattgcacaTCCCTAATCAGAGATAGTCCACATTTGGACTATCTCTAGATTCCTTCCCACTCTGACAAAGTGGCCATCAGCCTGAAAAACTTTGCTGCATCATATCAAGGAGATACTCAGTGTGACTGTAGCTGACATTACAGACTTGCCATAGTCTTCCACAATCAGCAAGAGAGCTTCTGCTTCATCCAGGGCACTTATGGTGCTAATCTCACCACTGTAAAGCTCCACTCTCCAGGTGGTACAACTACCCTCATGAAGTTCATAGCATAACCATGCATTGTATCCTGAATCAGTATTTACAGCATGGATTTTGCTCACCACACATCCAACAACCAAAGGAATCACTAACAAGATGGGATCCTCATGTCTGagatttgaatgaatgaatttatttattacagtcacaGACCAGGCAATTGTaacattaaaatgttaaaatcagagATTTTTGAAACATTAAAACCAGACATTCAACACATCCAGCAGAAAGTCAAAGATATACAACCAACATATTCAGCTTCCAATTTTAAACATATCCATGACAAGTCTCAAACATGTGGGGATTGATGCATGGTTTACAAGTGACACTTGATTCAAATCTGTgaaaatagatattaaaatgtATAGGTTAAAGCATTATCCACCAAAATCATCTGCAATCTTTCCTGAAATAATAAagtaaagggatcacaagctgctaaatagatttAGATTTCTTTTGTCTGAAAGATAATgctcaaatatttgaaaaaagtaAGTTGTTTAATAGGCTAATTACCAATCTGCCATCTATGCCTCACCTTTTTCTAGTAAAAACCATAAAATTAGATTTGGAGTAATTAATTATCAGTTGTTCAGTTTTACAATATGATTCCAGGGTTCTAAGTAGGTGTCTTAATCCTACACAAGAAAGAGATAGTAGAACTGCATCATAGGCATATAAAAGAATGGGGAATGGCATATTTGCAAGATTTGGGGAATGTGCATCCCCTTTTTCCAGACTTCCAACTAGcaaattaatatataaattaaattgaattaaattaaatAGATGCAAGTATACACCCTTGCTTTACTCCATTATAAGTTTGAATTTTGAATATAACTCTCTTGCTCCTCTGACAACAAGCTATTTACTGTAGCACACCTATACTAAAGACAACTGACTCTTCACAGGCACAACCTCCTTTATCTGAGAACTACAGAAAGTTTATTGGATACCTACAAGTTTTACTTATGATGTATTAAGCTTATATCCAAGTTGTTATGCAGTtgttaaggggccgggctgtggcgcaggctggtaaacagctgcaataaatcactctgaccatgaggtcatgagttcgaggccagcccgtggcggggtgagcacctgtcaattaaaaataaaaaatagcccctgcttgttgctgacctagcaacccgaaagatagttgcatctatcaagtaggaaataaggtaccacttattaaaaaagtggggaggcaagtttaactaatttacgacctggaatgaggaagtgccgtcacagtagatgatgaagcagctgctcctgcctgtggccagaatcgaaatcccctcagaagaaggttaaattgcctctgcgtctgtctgtctcggtctctgtttgatgtgtttatgggcattgaatgtttgccctatgtgtgtataatgtgatccgccctgagtccccttcggggtgagaagggcggaatataaatactgtaaataaaataaaataaaataatatgcaaGCCTTACAGTCTTATATGACCACAATACATGCTCTAGTATATGTCCACTGCATTATTTGTTTAAGAACTACATCCTGTTTGTTGAATTCTATTATTTTGTTTAATTCATCCAAATCTAAACATTGCCCAGGGCTAGGAAACAAAAACCTTTCCAGTTTCTCAACCAAACCAGTGTAGTTGAAATTATTAGAATCAGAAATTTCAATATCACTGGAAAAATTTCACTCTGCAAAATAGAATATAATTTATAAAATGGAAATTACATATCCACATTTTTAATGTTGACTCTTGCTGAATGAAAAGGGAATAGTTCTGAATCGATGTAAAATTTGTTCTTAAGAATGTAAAATAATTATATggcatatttatattataatgttaatTGTTTGGTGTCAACAAGTTTGCATTTTTGAAAACACTACCCATATTTAGCAAATATTAAATTTGCTTGCCATACATTTTCCGCACTGAAAATTTAATTACACTAGCAAAACTTCATGCATGCAATAAATATTacccaataaaataataatataggtaATTTTGACTGCAAAATTTCTAGCTAAATGTAAATATCATCTCCTTTCTGATATAAAAAACGGGACTCTAATTTATAATAGAATAAAGGTTATATTTACACCTATGTATCTGATGGATATGTTTGATAATTATATTCAAAACCTGATGCACTGGAGATCATGATTAATAAAGGAACATTATGTGTGATACTACCTGATCTCTATTTCGTTATTTTATATCCTGAAATTACACTATTTGTTCCTATACATAAAGATACATTAATGTTCTATTGAAATAattatatcatctgcatataataTACACAGAGATACTATTCCACTGAAATGATTacattgtatataatgtatatataataatgtataatgtatataatgtaCACCAAAATACCGATTTCTCTAATTAgctataatttaaaacaaaataatagaaaGAGCAGtacatttttcttgttcttttgtgTCAGAATTATTGCCAGTTGGCCAATGATTATTATGTATAATAGCCTTAAACATATTAAATGCCCCCATCACTTCATTTCAAAGAAAGAAAGGCCATTCTATTCTATCAAATGCTTCTGTGGCATCCAAAAAAGTAGGATAGTTGGTCTTTTTCATTTATGTGTCTTTTGTTAGCTATGTTTAAAGCTTTTCTTATATTTGCATTTAGTTGTTAGCCATCTGAAAGCTTTTTCAGCCTCTCTTACATACTTGTAATTATTGcaaaaaatgttttgttgttgtccacatttgacagagaaagcctgTAAAGTATATTCATACATTTAATCTGTGTTTCTCTTCTTTAAATATGAAAACTATCTACGCTTAGTTTCAGCTATCAAGATTTGCACAATTCTACACAATACAGTTTATCCCTCTGAAAAATGTTACTAAAGGGGAAATCTCATAGCTCCCTCCTCTTTATGCTCTCTCAAAACTCCGGGAGGGTACCAACAAAGAAAGACTTTGAAAATATATAATGTCATCTGAATTGAGCATTTAATCCTAAATCAAAACACAGTAACACTTTTACTTTTGTTCCAATACATTTATAAATTGTCCTCATGCCACCATGTTTTACGTCAAGTGATGTGTGGATGGCCCTATCAACACATGGAGGTCAGAGGATGGACCAACTGGTGTGCTCCAATTACATGTATTTATTGTTTCCAGTTTATAGAACTCCTACAGATGAATTGAAGCAAGCAGAAGCAGAAGAGGGAAGTAAGGAAACTACAAACTTCAACTAGCTCCAAAATTACCAGACTCCAAAGTTTTTCCTCAGACTATAGTCAGAAAAAATACCAGTCTATTTCACTGAGACTCGTTAAAGTAATTTGTTTAAAAGTTTATTCCACAGCAGAGGAGACCTAGACCTCATATATATAAAGCTCACATACTGGCTGATAAtgtctccttttctttttatctaagatagattttttttaaaaaaaaaaacagtagctGAAAGAATAATGCAAAGTACACCAAGCCACATATGGTTGGAAATGGTTGTGTATATATGTCTTAATGTCCTTCATACACTTGAACCAGCTTTGTTTTCAGGGAGGAATGACTTGTAACTGCAGCCAGGGTTACAAGAAAAAAATGGACCAGGTGATTCACATATCACAACTAAGGGGAATGAATGCTTCCCTTTTAATAATTTTCCATTTAGGGGGAAGTAGAATTATATCAAGGTATGCAGAAGATCGGGAGAATATTGGGAGGGTGTTGTTCTTTCAAGGCCTCATTTCCATAAAGTTCATAGAGGCACAACATTGAGAAATATATATTGTCCTATGATGGCTGTTCAAATAAATTTCCATGTTCAAATACTGGAGACAAAGATTTGAAGGTGGAGCCGTTTTTACTTCCATGAAAGAGGGTTCAAGCGGGAAGTAAACTGGTTTTTGGAATTTGATCCAGAATTTGATTCTGAAATTCTGCAACATTTTTTCCCCAATGTGCTGGTAGAGGGGGAGAGATAAGCTTGAATTTATATAAATAGCAAAGATGGGGATTCCAACCTAATTTTCCATTATTGTTTTATAGAATCTTTCTATCAATGCATATTCAGTCTATTTATGTACTGAGCCTATGTCAAAAATTAACCATCATAAGAATGaaagtattttattgttgtatttactAAGTGCAAGAGACGTTTCCCACATCAGAATGAGAAAATACATGCATACGCCAcatttaaatatcaaaataattgtacagtagagtctcacttatccaacatccgcttatccaacattctggattatccaacgcatttttgtagtcaatgttttcaatacatcgtgatattttggtgctaaattcataaatatagtaattactacgtagcattactgtgtattgaactactttttctgtaaaatttgttgtataacatgatgttttggtgcttaatttgtaaaatcataacctaatttgatgttttataggcttctccttaatctctctttattatccaacatattcgcttatccaacattctgctggcccgtttatgttggataagtgagactctactgtatgttatttcCCAAACCAAACCCAAAGGAAGAAACATAAACATTTGACTGGTAGATGTACCATTCCTGGTGACATTGTTGCACATAATATCTTTAAAAACACCATGCAAAGATCTTACCAATCAAGTTATTACAATTCTAATTAATAATCTTAAATTAAAAGTAATGCGGGTTCCAAACATGAAGATTCAATATGGGTGAAAACATTATTTAGGGGGAAATGCAAACCTcttccaaaaatgaaaaaaagaactaTTAGTTTTAATATGGTTGGAACCGAATTTCAAAATTATGTTATGTAAGTGTTTTTAACAAATTATTTAAGTCGAAAAAGAAGTTACTGACCGTTGCACAGAGAAGATCCTGCTGTTTTCCATTCTCTGTAAAGACAGGAATATTGGGACTGAAAACCATGAGGTCATTTTTGGCACCGGTCTCCCCACTCACTCCTGCCAGAATATGGCTGTGGCGATTTGAATAGGACCAGCTGCCCACTTCACTGGCACAGACCAGTGTGGCTGTGCCAGGACCACACATCATGGCTTCCTTAGACTGACACTGGCAACGCAAGGCCATATAGGTAATGATGGCCAGCAGGAACAAACTGGACACCGAACAGATGGCTATGATGAGATAGATGTTGATGTTCTCCGCCAGGGGTTTTGGGCTGCCTCCCATTTTAGGAAGACGGGCATCAGCCTGGGTAGCCTGGGCACTGAGAACTAGTGAAATGCTCAATGTGGCTGTGACTGACAGTGCCGGCTTCCCATGATCCTTCACCAAAACCACCAAATGATGGCTGCGGCTGCCCTCTGCCTCATCCAAAGAACGTGCAGTGCTGATCTCCCCACTGTATGGGCCCACTCGCCAAGGGCCATTGATTCCCTCAGGTAGTTCATAGCGCAGCCATGCATTGTACCCTGAATCAGCATCCAAGGCATGGATCTTGCCCACCACATGCCCAGCTGATATAGGGACCACTACCAGTGTGGGGCTCTCCTCAGATGGCACAGTCACGGCTGGCACATTGTCATTCTCATCCACCACAAAGACTTGCACTGTCACATTGCCACACAAGGAGGGCAGACCTGCATCCTTGGCTCGCACTTGGAACTCCAACAGCTTCAGCTCCTCATAATCCAAAGACTGTAAGGCATAAAGTTTCCCGCTCTCTGAGTGCACAGAGATGTAGCTTGATAGTGATTGAAGTTTCTCATCCAACCAGTAACTGACCAGGGCGTTCTCATCAATGTCTGGATCTGAGGCTGACACTGTGAAAATGTGAGCACCGGGTGGGTTGTTCTCCTTCACGAAGATTGTGTAGGAAGGTTGAGCAAAGATTGGTGCATTGTCATTCACATCACCAATGGGCACAACAAGGCTGCTGCTGGTTGACAGTGATGGAGTCCCTTGGTCCTGGGCTGTGATTATTAGCTTGTACTCTGCATCCCGTTCCCGGTCCAGCGGCTGAGCCACCACCAGACTATAGTAATTCTTGAAGGTGGCCTGAAGCTTGAAGGGTAGTCCAGGAGGTCTCATGGAGCAGGTGACTTGTCCATTAGCCCCAGAGTCCCTGTCTGAGATGCTGATCAGAGCCACCACAGTCCCTAGTGGAGAGTCCTCGGGAACTGGCACTGATAGTGACTTCAGTGACATCTCAGGGTTATTGTCATTCATATCCAAAATCTTGATAACAACTTTGCAATGTCCAAAGGATAACCACCTTTATCTGTTGCTTCAATTTGAATATCATATGCCGCACTCTCTTCAAAATCCACTTTTTCTTTGAGCCTAACTTCACCATTATTAGAATCTATGTTGAATTTTTCCTTTATGTTATGGGCAACAAGGTTGCTAATTGAATAGGATATTTCCTTGTTAATTCCATCATCAATATCACTTGCCTCCAATTTAATAACTAGTGTTCCAATTGCAGAGTTTTCCAATAATTCAACTTTGTAAACTGACTGGTTAAATGAAGGTGCGTTGTCATTGACATCAATCACAGAGATCACTAGTAAGATTGTGCCAGTAAGTGCTGGCTCTCCATTATCTATAGCTGAAAGTAACAAATGATGCTCAGGGGATACCTCACGGTCCAGTGGGTTATTCAATGTAAGAACTAAAGATTTACTATGCTCATAATTCCTTATCTCTTCCACAGAGAAATATTCATTGGGACTAAGCTTGTAGGTGACCTGACCATTGGTACCAATGTCTGCATCAGA contains:
- the LOC100556634 gene encoding protocadherin alpha-3 isoform X13, which encodes MLCAKNPLCIIHLEVIIDKPLRVFHVEVEIKDINDNAPIFPQKEQNIFVSEMRMPGSFFPLEGASDADIGSNSQLTYTLSSNEYFTLDVQKNHDESQSLGLLLKTSLDREVRATHNLLLMAKDAGKPELSGTVQLVISVLDENDNAPSFNQSVYKVQMAEDVLSGTLVIKLNATDLDEGSNKYVTYSFQNRVPLKLKSMFTLNSASGEIRTKEKLDYEETRQYEIQVQASDKGSNPMTGYCSIVIEVLDVNDNAPEMSLKSLSVPVPEDSQPGTVVALISVSDRDSGTNGQINCFLHPPGLPFKLVSTFKNYYSLVVAEALDREQVAEYKLVVTTQDHGTPSLSATSNLEVPIGDINDNTPTFAQTTYTVFVKENNPSGAHIFTVSASDPDVAENALVSYWIDEKLWSLSSYISIHSESGKLYALQPFDYEELKLLEFQVSAKDAGLPSLRGNVTVQVFVMDENDNAPVISMSQEASLLLMAPVMAGHVIGKIHALDADSGYNAWLRYELHAGSNGPWRVGLYSGEVSTTRILDEGEIGGSSQNLLVLVKDHGKPVLSATATLSVSLMASTQLMQTDSRLPRMGGSSKPLVDNVNIYLIIAICTVSSLFLLAVIVYIVLRCQSQAKETMMYGPGTATLVCASEVGSWSYSNRHSHILAGVSSEAGIKNDLMVFSPNILPPPGSENQEQVLCDSSIQPKPPNPDWRYSASLRAGMQGAVHMDEAGALRVGPGPEQQWPTVSSATTEPEAGEVSPPVGAGVNSNSWTFKYGPGNSKQPGPGELPDKFIIPGSPAIISIRQDPPNSQTDKSDFITFGKKEETKKKKKKKKGNKAQEKKEKGNSTTDNSDQ
- the LOC134298598 gene encoding protocadherin alpha-5-like, which gives rise to MGSGQLHYSVPEESQHGTFVGRIAQDLGLQVEELMPRMFRMESQGEGDYFKVNEQNGILFVNSRIDREELCAKSTICTIHLEVIVDKPLGVFHVEVEITDINDNAPAFSVREQNLAILESRVKGSHFPIEEASDADIGTNGQVTYKLSPNEYFSVEEIRNYEHSKSLVLTLNNPLDREVSPEHHLLLSAIDNGEPALTGTILLVISVIDVNDNAPSFNQSVYKVELLENSAIGTLVIKLEASDIDDGINKEISYSISNLVAHNIKEKFNIDSNNGEVRLKEKVDFEESAAYDIQIEATDKGGYPLDIAKLLSRFWI